One part of the Deinococcus depolymerans genome encodes these proteins:
- a CDS encoding ABC transporter ATP-binding protein, which yields MSAPFRGGPVSPARPTPTPPEPPLTPAERWRDLQATLRLVWTASPRHALTFAATSLLGSALPAANLLVGKHLLDAVAQAAQGQVTYRALLGLLAAQVGLVILGSLLGTVQNAAQQLLGDSLQHTVSRRILDKATTLSVEAFENADTYDRLQQAYREVGSRPLGVATQLVSLAGAVVTLGSVGALMTQLGVWVLPLVVLASVPGVIISNRFGVEGYRMLRRQTHDARVQNYLGSLLTSDTLVKEVRLFGFEPYLLDRWRTYYLGFRTQLETLVRQRSAWNFGASLLSALLIGVASALILRRAAAGQISVGDFSVFVLGIAQVQATVSGLLTGVSGIYQNLLYMRNLYAFLELPGRDLDAGDTWEGRIETIEFRDVAFRYPLTERDVLRGVNFTVRRGESLALVGENGAGKTTVVKLLTLLFQPTGGQILLNGQDAARFSPRSVQREMSIIFQDFGQYQMTARDNVALAESGRLNDDAGVQRAVASAGAGFVDSLPGGLDTPLGRLFQGGRQLSGGQWQRLALARLYFRNASVLVFDEPTAALDARAEFETIQALRAEAAGRITLIISHRFSTVRLADTIVMLEGGQITESGSHDALMARRGRYAQLYELQASGYAPSGGAGSH from the coding sequence ATGAGTGCTCCTTTCCGGGGCGGCCCGGTCTCCCCCGCCCGCCCGACCCCCACGCCCCCCGAACCGCCCCTGACGCCGGCCGAACGGTGGCGGGACCTGCAGGCCACGCTGAGACTGGTGTGGACGGCCAGTCCGCGCCACGCACTGACCTTCGCGGCCACCAGTCTGCTGGGCAGCGCCCTGCCGGCCGCGAACCTGCTTGTCGGCAAGCACCTGCTCGACGCGGTGGCGCAGGCGGCGCAGGGGCAGGTCACGTACCGCGCCCTGCTGGGCCTGCTGGCCGCGCAGGTGGGGCTGGTGATCCTGGGCAGCCTGCTGGGAACCGTGCAGAACGCCGCGCAGCAGTTACTGGGTGACAGCCTGCAGCACACTGTCAGCCGCCGCATCCTGGACAAGGCCACCACCCTGAGCGTCGAGGCCTTCGAGAATGCCGACACCTACGACCGCCTTCAGCAGGCGTACCGGGAGGTCGGGTCGCGGCCGCTGGGGGTCGCCACGCAGCTGGTGTCCCTGGCGGGCGCGGTCGTGACGCTGGGATCGGTGGGGGCGCTCATGACGCAGCTGGGCGTGTGGGTGCTGCCGCTGGTCGTGCTGGCCAGCGTGCCGGGCGTGATCATCAGTAACCGTTTCGGGGTGGAAGGCTACCGCATGCTGCGCCGGCAGACGCACGACGCCCGCGTGCAGAACTACCTGGGCAGCCTGCTGACCTCGGACACGCTGGTCAAGGAGGTGCGGCTGTTCGGGTTCGAGCCGTACCTGCTGGACCGCTGGCGTACCTACTACCTGGGGTTCCGCACGCAGCTCGAGACGCTGGTGCGGCAGCGGTCCGCGTGGAACTTCGGGGCGTCACTGCTCTCCGCGCTGCTGATCGGCGTGGCGAGCGCCCTGATCCTGCGGCGGGCGGCGGCCGGGCAGATCAGCGTGGGGGATTTCAGCGTGTTCGTGCTGGGGATCGCGCAGGTGCAGGCGACCGTCAGCGGCCTGCTGACCGGCGTGAGCGGCATCTACCAGAACCTGCTGTACATGCGTAACCTCTACGCCTTCCTGGAACTGCCGGGCCGGGACCTGGACGCCGGGGACACCTGGGAGGGCCGCATCGAGACCATCGAGTTCCGGGACGTGGCGTTCCGTTACCCGCTGACCGAACGGGACGTGCTGCGCGGCGTGAACTTCACGGTGCGGCGCGGCGAGTCACTGGCCCTCGTCGGGGAGAACGGGGCGGGCAAGACCACGGTCGTGAAGCTGCTGACGCTGCTGTTCCAGCCGACGGGCGGGCAGATCCTCCTGAACGGCCAGGACGCCGCGCGGTTCAGTCCGCGCAGCGTGCAGCGCGAGATGAGCATCATCTTCCAGGATTTCGGGCAGTACCAGATGACCGCCCGTGACAACGTCGCCCTGGCCGAGAGCGGCCGCCTGAACGACGACGCGGGCGTGCAGCGCGCCGTGGCGAGCGCCGGGGCCGGGTTCGTGGACAGCCTGCCGGGCGGGCTGGACACCCCGCTGGGCCGGCTGTTCCAGGGGGGGCGGCAGCTGTCGGGCGGGCAGTGGCAGCGGCTGGCGCTGGCCCGGCTGTACTTCCGGAACGCGTCGGTGCTGGTGTTCGACGAGCCGACCGCCGCGCTCGACGCCCGCGCGGAATTCGAGACCATCCAGGCGCTGCGGGCCGAGGCGGCCGGGCGCATCACGCTGATCATCTCGCACCGCTTCTCGACCGTGCGGCTGGCCGACACCATCGTCATGCTGGAGGGCGGCCAGATCACCGAGAGCGGCAGTCACGACGCGCTGATGGCGCGGCGCGGCCGGTACGCGCAACTGTATGAGCTGCAGGCCAGCGGGTACGCCCCGTCCGGCGGGGCCGGCAGCCACTGA
- a CDS encoding PIG-L deacetylase family protein produces MPRPPDLPRPADPARTTPFRAARPDPPRGRRRLIALGAVLVAAAWINLPVWTPVDRGGARVQALPVAPPYRAGQRVLVLSPHPDDETLCCAASILQARAAGAEVFVAWITPGDGFEFDAALTQRVLNPGPANLRALGDVRASEARRAVALLGVDARHTLMLGYPDGGLFQLFTLHYASPLTSPRTGAAAVYVRGALRPGRPFTGQALEADLRGVLRRVNPDVVLAPAPQDFHPDHRTVSFLALRLMAERHAEQRLRFWVVHGGLEWPLPKGLHLNGPLTVPPRARALPWQRVPLTPAQQDTKRRAVEAYGTQTEVLGRFMRAFVRRNELLSPQALPGTAPAGTEP; encoded by the coding sequence ATGCCCCGCCCGCCCGACCTGCCCCGCCCTGCGGACCCCGCGCGGACCACCCCGTTCCGGGCGGCGCGGCCCGACCCCCCCCGGGGACGGCGCCGGCTGATCGCGCTGGGGGCCGTGCTGGTCGCCGCCGCCTGGATCAACCTGCCGGTGTGGACGCCGGTGGACCGCGGCGGCGCCCGCGTGCAGGCCCTGCCGGTCGCGCCGCCCTACCGCGCCGGGCAGCGGGTGCTGGTCCTCTCCCCACACCCGGACGACGAGACGCTGTGCTGCGCGGCCTCGATCCTGCAGGCCCGCGCGGCGGGCGCGGAGGTGTTCGTCGCGTGGATCACGCCCGGCGACGGCTTCGAGTTCGACGCGGCCCTCACGCAGCGGGTGCTGAATCCGGGCCCGGCGAACCTGCGTGCCCTCGGTGACGTCCGCGCCAGCGAGGCGCGGCGGGCGGTGGCCCTGCTGGGCGTGGACGCCCGGCACACTCTGATGCTGGGCTACCCGGACGGCGGGCTGTTCCAGCTGTTCACCCTGCATTACGCCTCGCCGCTCACCTCACCCCGGACCGGCGCGGCGGCGGTGTACGTGCGGGGCGCCCTGCGGCCCGGCCGGCCCTTCACCGGGCAGGCGCTGGAGGCGGACCTGCGCGGCGTGCTGCGCCGCGTGAACCCGGACGTGGTGCTCGCCCCCGCCCCGCAGGACTTCCACCCGGACCACCGGACCGTGTCGTTCCTGGCGCTGCGCCTGATGGCCGAGCGGCACGCGGAGCAGCGCCTGCGGTTCTGGGTGGTTCACGGCGGACTGGAGTGGCCGCTTCCCAAGGGCCTGCACCTGAACGGGCCGCTGACGGTGCCGCCGCGCGCGCGGGCCCTGCCGTGGCAGCGCGTGCCGCTCACGCCGGCGCAGCAGGACACCAAGCGGCGGGCGGTGGAGGCGTACGGCACCCAGACCGAGGTGCTCGGGCGGTTCATGCGGGCGTTCGTGCGCCGCAACGAACTTCTCAGCCCGCAGGCGTTGCCGGGGACGGCGCCCGCAGGGACTGAACCATGA